A region of the Pantoea alfalfae genome:
AAGTGGCCTTCGTTGCCCATCTGCAATGCGGCAGGCGGAATGACCACTGCATCCTGCAGGGTGTTGACCTTCAGCCGCACATTGACGAACTGGTTAGGGAACAGCGTATCGTCCTGATTATCAAAACGCGCTTTGATTTTGATGGTGCCGGTGGTGACATCAATCTGGTTATCCAGGCTCAGCAGTTTGCCGCTGGCGATCAGATTCTGATTACTGCGATCCCAGGCCTCAACCAATAGCGGCAGGCCGCTTTTCTGCGCCTGCAGAATGGAACTGATGCTGTTTTCTGCCAGGGTAAAAACCACATCAATCGGGTGCGTCTGGGTGATCACCACGATACCGGAGGTGTCGCCGCTGGTGACATAGTTGCCAACATCCACCTGTTTCAGCCCGACCCGGCCAGCAATCGGCGCGGTGATCCGGCTGTAGGTCAGGTTGAGCTGCGCAATGGCAACGCCGCCCTCATCCGCTTTCAGGGTGCCGAGTGTTTCACTCACCAGTGAGCGCTGAGTGTCCAGCTCCTGTTGTGACACCAGCGAGGTTTTTGCCAGCTTCTCGAAGCGCGCCAGGTCACGACGGGCATTCGCCAGCGTCGCCTGATCTTTCGCCAGCTGGCCCTGAGCCTGGGTTAACGCCACCTGATAAGGCCGCGGGTCGACTTCTGCCAGGAGATCGCCTGCGTTCACCTGCTGGCCTTCGGTGAAGTGGATCGCCAGCAGGTCGCCATTGACCCGACTGCGCACCGTGGCGGTGTTAGCGGCGGTCACCGTTCCCAGTCCGCTGAGAAATTGCGGCACGCTCTGGCGAGTGGCGGTTGCGGCCTGAACCGGTGCGAGGGGACGACGCGCGCCATCACCGCCGCCTTTACCGCCACGTGGCGCTGGCGAATCCGTCTGGCTGCTGCTCTGCGGCTGGGCATTGCGTTGCCAGGCATAGTAGCCGCCAGCGGCCACGGCGATCAGGGCCAGCACGATCAGGGTTTTTTTCATAACAGGATGTCGGGTGCTCATGATTGTTGATGCTCTCCAGCAGTGACGTAGTCCCAGGCGCAGGCATGAAAGGGGTAGCCTGCAAACGACAGAGTGTAGTCGCCTCTGACGGGCAAAAGTTGAAGGAAATAAGGATATCTGTCAGGGCGGGGTAATTATGCCTGTTCCTTCATTAATCGCAGCACAATCGTCATAAAGGCGTGAAATGACTTTGCTATGCTGAAAAACAGACCGTTTGCAGGCAAATCAGGAGCAGATAATGAGTCAGAATCAAACCCGGCAGTTGGGTGACAGTGGTATTACGGTGCCGTTACTGACGTTTGGCGGCAATGTGTTTGGCTGGACGGTGGATCAATCCACCTCCTTTTCTCTGCTGGATGCGCTGGTGGATCGAGGGCTGTGGTTTATCGACACCGCGGATGTCTATTCCCGCTGGGCGCCGGGCAATAAAGGCGGTGAATCGGAAACCATTATTGGTGAGTGGCTGAAAAAAAGCGGCAAGCGCGATCGGGTCGTGCTGGCAACCAAAGTCGGTATGGAGCTGTCCCCGGAGAAAACCGGGCTGAAGCCGCAATATATCCGTCAGGCGGTCGAAGATTCACTGCGCCGGTTGCAGACCGACTACATCGACCTCTATCAGGCGCACCGTGACGATCAGGACACGCCACTGGCAGACACGCTGAGCACCTTTGACAGTCTGATCCGCGAGGGGAAAGTGCGGGCGATTGGTGCCTCGAATTACAGCGCGGCGCGGCTTGAGGAAGCATTAAAGATCAGTGAAACGGAGGGGCTGGCGCGTTACGAAACCCTGCAACCGGAATACAACCTTTATGACCGCCAGCCCTATGAGTCGGCGCTGGAGCCGGTGGTCAGGGCGCACGGTTTAGGTGTGATCAACTACTACTCACTCGCCAGCGGTTTTCTCAGTGGTAAATACCGTGATGCAGCGGATGCCAGTAAAAGCGCGCGGGGGCAGGGCGTGGTAGACAAATACCTCAACCCGCGCGGTTTGCGGATCCTGGACGCGCTGGATGCGATCAGCGATGCGCATCAGGTGACACCGGCGCAGGTGGCGCTGGCCTGGCAGATTGCCCGGCCCGGTATTACCGCACCGATTGTCAGTGCTACCTCACTTAAACAGCTCGACGATCTGACTGGCGCCATGCAGCTGACGCTGACCCCGGCACAGATTGATCAACTGGATCAGGCCAGCCAGTAAACACAAGGGGCGATAGCGCCCCTTTTTACGCTGTATCTGTCAAAAAATACGCACCTCGCTCAGAGAATAACCAATCAGAGATCCCGATCACAAATGCGTTAATAAACGGATGTTACGGGTAATTATGCGCACGTATTTACAAAAAACAGAGGTTATCCAGCACTATCCTCTGCGCGTCATTTTCCGTAACTTACATAAGAATAAGCAAGATGAAAAACAGAAAAGCAGAGCAGCGTTTCCCGCTGCGCCGTGTGGCAACCGGCACCCTGATCCTGGCCATGTTTTCCGCGCAGGCGTTGGCCGCTGATGCTTTCAGCCCGGACTCCGAATGGATGTTTGGTGACTGGGGCGGGTACCGAACGCAGCTGCAGGACGACGGCATTAAGTTTGACGTTAACTACACCATGGAAAGCGCCGCGAATTTAGGCGGCGGAGCCGATACCAATACCACCATGCGCTACAGCGACCAGTGGACGTTCGGCACCAATTTCGATCTGCAGAAGCTGCTGGACTGGCAGGATGCCGAGTTTCAGATGACCGTCACCAGTCGTAACGGGCAGAATCTTTCCGATCAGGTCGCGGATCAACGCACCGGTATGCTCTCCTCAGTCCAGGAAGTTTATGGTCGCGGTCAGACCTGGCGTCTGACGCAGTTCTGGTTGCGCAAAGGGCTGTTCAACGATGTGGTTGATATTAAAGCCGGACGGGTAACGGTAGGTGAAGATTTCGATAATTTCGATGGCAATTTGTTCCAGAATCTGGCGCTGGGCAGCGGGCAGGCGGGTAACTGGCGTGGCGATCGCTGGTTCAACTGGCCGGTGTCGCAGTGGGGCGGCCGGGTTAAGTTCAATATCACGCCGGATGTCTTCTTCCAGGTCGGTTTCTATAATCAGAACCGTGCTAACTACGATCGCGGCGATGGCTTCCGTCTGGATACCAGCAATTCAGAAGGCAATCTGGTGCCGGTCGAACTGGGCTGGAAACCGACCTTCGGGCCGGAGAAATTACCGGGTAACTACCGCATCGGTTATTACTATTCGTCAGTGGATGGCGATGTCTATGGCAGCTGGCGCAACGGTGGTTATCAGGATCAGGCGCATTCCTACGGCGGCTATCTGTTATTGCAGCAACAGCTGACCGCGCAGGATGGCGATGTGAATCGCGGTCTGGGCGTGCGGGTTCAGGCGGTGATGAACGATCACAAGACCTCGAAGACCGATAACTACCAGTCTATCGCCTTTACCTGGACTGGACCGTTCGATGCCCGTCCGCAGGATGAGATCGGTGTGGGCGCATCGCGTATTCACGTGAACAGCGACTATACCCGCTCATTGCGTCAACAAAATCAGGCCAATGGCGAGAGCCGCTTTGACAGCCCGACTTATCTGCCGATTCAGGAAGGTTCAGAGTACAACTATGAGGTTTACTACAACGCCAAAGTGACGAACTGGATGTCACTGCGACCTAACCTGC
Encoded here:
- a CDS encoding MdtA/MuxA family multidrug efflux RND transporter periplasmic adaptor subunit — encoded protein: MSTRHPVMKKTLIVLALIAVAAGGYYAWQRNAQPQSSSQTDSPAPRGGKGGGDGARRPLAPVQAATATRQSVPQFLSGLGTVTAANTATVRSRVNGDLLAIHFTEGQQVNAGDLLAEVDPRPYQVALTQAQGQLAKDQATLANARRDLARFEKLAKTSLVSQQELDTQRSLVSETLGTLKADEGGVAIAQLNLTYSRITAPIAGRVGLKQVDVGNYVTSGDTSGIVVITQTHPIDVVFTLAENSISSILQAQKSGLPLLVEAWDRSNQNLIASGKLLSLDNQIDVTTGTIKIKARFDNQDDTLFPNQFVNVRLKVNTLQDAVVIPPAALQMGNEGHFVWVVNSDNKVSKKSVIAGLQDSEKVVISAGLEAGERVVTDGLDRLTEGAKVEVVAPQSNAPRATRATLPSKGERE
- a CDS encoding aldo/keto reductase, with the protein product MSQNQTRQLGDSGITVPLLTFGGNVFGWTVDQSTSFSLLDALVDRGLWFIDTADVYSRWAPGNKGGESETIIGEWLKKSGKRDRVVLATKVGMELSPEKTGLKPQYIRQAVEDSLRRLQTDYIDLYQAHRDDQDTPLADTLSTFDSLIREGKVRAIGASNYSAARLEEALKISETEGLARYETLQPEYNLYDRQPYESALEPVVRAHGLGVINYYSLASGFLSGKYRDAADASKSARGQGVVDKYLNPRGLRILDALDAISDAHQVTPAQVALAWQIARPGITAPIVSATSLKQLDDLTGAMQLTLTPAQIDQLDQASQ
- a CDS encoding carbohydrate porin, which translates into the protein MKNRKAEQRFPLRRVATGTLILAMFSAQALAADAFSPDSEWMFGDWGGYRTQLQDDGIKFDVNYTMESAANLGGGADTNTTMRYSDQWTFGTNFDLQKLLDWQDAEFQMTVTSRNGQNLSDQVADQRTGMLSSVQEVYGRGQTWRLTQFWLRKGLFNDVVDIKAGRVTVGEDFDNFDGNLFQNLALGSGQAGNWRGDRWFNWPVSQWGGRVKFNITPDVFFQVGFYNQNRANYDRGDGFRLDTSNSEGNLVPVELGWKPTFGPEKLPGNYRIGYYYSSVDGDVYGSWRNGGYQDQAHSYGGYLLLQQQLTAQDGDVNRGLGVRVQAVMNDHKTSKTDNYQSIAFTWTGPFDARPQDEIGVGASRIHVNSDYTRSLRQQNQANGESRFDSPTYLPIQEGSEYNYEVYYNAKVTNWMSLRPNLQYVVAPGGVSEVKDAFIGGISANIAF